In Phaseolus vulgaris cultivar G19833 chromosome 7, P. vulgaris v2.0, whole genome shotgun sequence, the genomic stretch CCTGACCCTGCCCACCCGCCAGATACACAGTGAGTCCTGTAGCACCTGGCGGAGCAGGGCCAGGTAGAAACGCTCCCGTCAGGGATAAAATCTCAAACCTTCCATGCAGCGCCACAACCGCTCCGGGCGCTGCCGGTTGCCGGAGAGTGACGTTGGCCACGGAGCCGCTCCCGCTGAGGACGCACACCCCGCGCTGGCGACGGCGCGCGAACTGGGCGACGCTTTCGGCCACGTCGGCGCCGCCGGCAACCTCCATGACATGGCTTCTGAGGGAGTTTGGGCTGTCCCTGGTGACAAAGATGGGCGGTTTGGGCTTGTTCTTGGAGCCCGGTGGTCTCCCTCTGGGCCTGCGAGTGCCCACCTCGACTGCACCCTCTTTGGGCTCATCACCGTTGTCTCTGTCTTCTTCCTCTTCGTCCTCTCTTTCTCTGCCGAAGCTTCTTTCGTTGATGGAAAGTTCCATGTGACGTTTGTTTAGGGTG encodes the following:
- the LOC137827486 gene encoding AT-hook motif nuclear-localized protein 20-like; protein product: MELSINERSFGREREDEEEEDRDNGDEPKEGAVEVGTRRPRGRPPGSKNKPKPPIFVTRDSPNSLRSHVMEVAGGADVAESVAQFARRRQRGVCVLSGSGSVANVTLRQPAAPGAVVALHGRFEILSLTGAFLPGPAPPGATGLTVYLAGGQGQVVGGSVVGPLVAAGPVMIIAATFANATYERLPLEEEDEDGGGGSVQGGSTLGGSPPGIGGGGGGDGGGSHLPGGIPDPSSLPLYNLPPNLLSNGGGQVGHEAFAWAHGHGRPPY